A single region of the Syngnathoides biaculeatus isolate LvHL_M chromosome 17, ASM1980259v1, whole genome shotgun sequence genome encodes:
- the mtfp1 gene encoding mitochondrial fission process protein 1, which produces MEPTDETASKAVDIYRDTWVRFLGYANEVGEAFRPLVPVSLVRGSYAVATAYVTADAVDKGKKAAAAHADEPGQTTRVAAAVADTFVWQALASIVVPGFTINRVCAVTLHLLGRSTRLPLPVRKWTTTAVGLSIIPFIITPIDRSVDYLLDSSLRKVYGHGEKQE; this is translated from the exons ATGGAGCCCACGGACGAAACGGCGAGCAAAGCGGTCGACATCTATCGCGACACATGGGTCCGCTTCCTAg GTTACGCCAACGAGGTTGGGGAGGCTTTCCGCCCCCTGGTGCCGGTGAGCTTGGTGCGGGGCAGCTACGCCGTGGCCACCGCTTACGTCACCGCTGATGCCGTCGACAAAGGGAAGAAAGCTGCTGCG GCGCACGCGGACGAGCCGGGCCAGACGACGCgggtggcggcggcggtggcggacACGTTCGTGTGGCAGGCGCTGGCCTCCATCGTCGTCCCGGGTTTCACCATCAACCGGGTTTGCGCCGTGACGCTGCACCTGCTGGGCCGCAGCACCAGGTTGCCCCTGCCCGTGCGCAAGTGGACCACCACGGCCGTCGGCCTCTCGATCATCCCTTTCATCATAACCCCGATCGACAG GTCTGTGGACTACTTGCTGGATTCGAGCCTTCGGAAGGTCTACGGTCACGGCGAGAAACAGGAATAA